A single genomic interval of Bacillus sp. es.036 harbors:
- a CDS encoding branched-chain amino acid ABC transporter permease: MLNVLSKRVLIGIVAVAAVLFPLVFPNMYVLQLLTLVFIWSIAVYGFNIISGYVGYLSLAHAGFFAIGAYGLGLLTTKAGLSYWLSLLLAVLITSIAGALVGVIALRTKSHFFAIYTMCVGVIVYLLIDKWDSLTGGVRGLIGIPAPSNIGPITFDTLTSQYYLALFFLTFTIFLCYRIVHSLLGRTFIAIRNSEELAKTIGISIMKNQLLAFTLSALFAGLSGALYASFIRFIGPQISAITVTFEMLMYLLVGGIGTLAGPLVGTLIVISLTQSLQFLEEYRMLIFGPVVVLLVLYYPRGITGSINGYLQRKKQQRVKIANEEHDVKRKVGEAG, translated from the coding sequence ATGCTGAATGTCTTATCGAAGCGAGTGCTAATCGGTATCGTTGCCGTTGCTGCTGTTTTATTTCCCCTCGTTTTTCCAAATATGTATGTTCTCCAATTACTTACGCTTGTGTTTATTTGGTCGATCGCGGTTTACGGATTTAATATTATTTCAGGGTACGTAGGGTATTTGTCTCTCGCACATGCTGGTTTTTTTGCAATTGGAGCATATGGACTTGGTCTATTAACAACCAAAGCAGGCTTGTCTTATTGGCTATCTCTCCTTCTGGCAGTTCTTATCACTTCTATTGCCGGGGCTCTAGTTGGAGTGATTGCTCTTCGAACAAAATCTCATTTTTTTGCTATTTACACCATGTGTGTAGGTGTCATTGTCTATCTTTTAATAGACAAGTGGGATAGCTTAACGGGTGGTGTTCGTGGATTAATTGGGATACCAGCACCAAGCAACATAGGGCCCATTACGTTTGATACATTAACCTCTCAATATTACCTTGCTTTGTTCTTTCTAACCTTTACAATTTTCCTTTGTTACCGCATTGTTCATTCTCTTCTAGGACGAACGTTTATTGCGATAAGAAACAGTGAAGAACTTGCCAAAACAATTGGGATCTCCATTATGAAAAACCAACTGTTAGCTTTTACCTTATCAGCTTTATTTGCCGGTCTTTCAGGTGCGTTATATGCTTCATTTATCCGTTTTATCGGTCCGCAAATATCAGCGATTACCGTAACATTTGAAATGCTGATGTATCTTCTAGTGGGTGGCATTGGAACGCTTGCAGGTCCTCTTGTCGGAACGCTTATTGTCATTTCACTTACTCAATCATTACAGTTTCTTGAAGAATATCGGATGCTTATTTTTGGTCCGGTTGTTGTTCTATTAGTTCTATACTATCCGCGTGGAATCACTGGAAGTATAAACGGCTATTTGCAAAGAAAGAAACAGCAAAGAGTAAAGATAGCGAATGAAGAACATGATGTGAAAAGGAAAGTAGGTGAGGCAGGGTAA
- a CDS encoding branched-chain amino acid ABC transporter permease, whose product MELLIQQIFNGLTIGSVYTLVALGLTLVFGILHVPNFAHGAFYMVGAYITLMMMVGFGFHYWIAIIASVAVVALLGVVTQQLIFKKLEGADGMRMMVAAIGILLFLEAFGQFMWGTEYHRMDTPYGSVVNLFGLTVTLQRLLIIVAAVILMLALHFFLTKTMIGAAIVAMAQNREGAFLVGINANQVAWLTFAIAGGLAAAAASLASPINLVFPTMGNLVIMKAFVIIIIGGMGSIPGAILGGYLLGLTESIGATYISSDYKDVIAFLLLVVILTAKPTGLFTKGVQ is encoded by the coding sequence ATGGAGCTCCTTATCCAGCAGATTTTTAACGGACTTACAATTGGAAGCGTTTACACGCTTGTCGCCCTTGGTTTAACACTTGTTTTTGGCATTTTACATGTTCCCAATTTTGCACACGGTGCTTTTTATATGGTTGGTGCTTATATTACTTTAATGATGATGGTTGGTTTTGGTTTTCATTATTGGATCGCCATTATTGCTTCAGTGGCTGTTGTTGCTCTTCTTGGAGTTGTCACACAGCAGCTAATATTTAAAAAGTTAGAAGGCGCAGATGGGATGAGGATGATGGTTGCTGCCATCGGGATTCTCCTTTTTCTAGAAGCATTTGGTCAATTTATGTGGGGAACGGAATACCACAGAATGGACACTCCTTATGGATCGGTCGTTAATTTATTTGGTCTAACTGTAACGTTACAACGTCTTTTAATTATAGTTGCTGCTGTAATCCTTATGCTTGCACTACATTTTTTCTTAACGAAAACAATGATAGGAGCAGCCATTGTCGCAATGGCTCAAAATCGAGAGGGCGCGTTCCTTGTAGGTATTAATGCAAATCAGGTGGCTTGGCTTACTTTTGCGATCGCCGGTGGATTAGCAGCTGCAGCCGCATCACTAGCATCCCCTATTAATCTTGTCTTCCCGACTATGGGAAACCTGGTCATTATGAAAGCTTTCGTTATCATCATCATCGGTGGAATGGGAAGTATCCCCGGAGCGATTCTTGGTGGTTATTTGCTTGGCCTAACCGAAAGCATTGGGGCAACGTACATATCATCTGATTATAAAGACGTTATTGCGTTTCTTCTACTCGTAGTCATTCTAACAGCCAAGCCAACTGGGTTATTTACGAAGGGGGTTCAGTAA
- a CDS encoding 2-phosphosulfolactate phosphatase, which produces MGKIHVVLKKEDIDQAKISEDKIAVVLDILLATSTITSALEFGAEQVIPVLDQHEAMHVAKTLPEGSYLLSGEYEGRTIEGFLDPNPLQLKKSVKGKTLILSTTNGTVAIKRTSEAKQVYVASLLNGHAVAKKLNDYHFDETIVIVCSGSSGEFALEDFYGAGYLIDQMLSSEPNWELTDSSRAALSFYSGSVNGGEEVLLSSRVGQMIKKYGFQDEVSFVASEGIFSIVPFVKGQKTVVREEVHHDTNQI; this is translated from the coding sequence ATGGGGAAAATACATGTAGTTTTGAAAAAGGAAGACATTGATCAGGCAAAAATAAGTGAAGATAAAATTGCCGTTGTTCTTGATATTCTGCTAGCAACGTCAACGATTACGTCTGCACTTGAGTTTGGTGCAGAACAGGTTATCCCTGTCCTCGATCAACATGAGGCTATGCATGTAGCGAAAACGTTACCTGAAGGAAGTTATTTGCTTTCAGGAGAATATGAAGGTCGGACGATAGAAGGGTTCCTTGACCCCAATCCTTTACAATTAAAAAAATCGGTCAAAGGAAAAACTCTCATTCTATCAACAACGAATGGAACCGTAGCGATTAAGCGAACAAGTGAAGCCAAACAAGTGTATGTTGCTTCTTTACTTAATGGTCACGCAGTTGCAAAAAAGCTTAATGATTATCACTTTGACGAAACGATCGTAATTGTTTGTTCAGGCTCTTCTGGTGAGTTCGCGCTGGAGGATTTCTATGGAGCTGGATATCTCATTGATCAAATGCTTTCTTCCGAACCTAATTGGGAGTTAACAGATTCGTCACGTGCTGCTCTTTCTTTTTATTCAGGTAGCGTCAATGGTGGGGAGGAAGTTTTGCTTTCATCACGTGTCGGTCAAATGATTAAAAAGTATGGTTTTCAGGATGAAGTAAGTTTCGTTGCTTCAGAAGGAATTTTTTCGATTGTTCCTTTCGTTAAAGGTCAAAAAACAGTCGTTCGAGAGGAGGTTCATCATGACACAAACCAGATCTAG
- a CDS encoding ABC transporter substrate-binding protein: MRIGIKLFVYIVMLVGMIVVAGCAAGSVSNSSNEGASNTSEPKDTSKDTSADTTFENTLNIGFSGPLSGPAAYYGENTLSGLEMAVDEINKEGFEVDGKKYGVNLVTLDDQYLPNETGTNARRLVQENDTPIVFVPHSGGVFATQVFNEQEEFLIAAYTSEPKIMEQDNSLTLGIPPAYSAYPEAFTNYQMERFGKKIAMLPTSSQYGKDWTEALKPVWEENGGEVVFEGSIDFSKDTDFFSIVTKALSNNPDVLFVGGPSQPTALVIKQARELGFEGGFMLMDQAKIEEIEPVLGGLDQLEGTIGALPIIDSDAPGAEEFISQYKERFDRIPTAEGAFNYQAMHVIVNAMSESGSVEDPTKIMESMDAAIQSLPDEKMVWHLTGIYNGGAFDWKPAIGAVEDGKVVKVEN; this comes from the coding sequence ATGAGAATCGGGATAAAGCTTTTTGTTTACATTGTGATGTTGGTCGGAATGATCGTAGTGGCGGGATGTGCGGCAGGTTCTGTTAGTAACTCTAGTAATGAAGGGGCTTCAAATACAAGTGAACCGAAAGATACGAGCAAGGATACAAGTGCAGATACGACATTCGAAAATACTTTGAATATTGGATTTAGTGGTCCTTTAAGTGGACCAGCAGCTTACTACGGAGAGAATACGTTAAGTGGTTTAGAGATGGCTGTAGATGAAATTAACAAGGAAGGCTTTGAAGTTGATGGCAAAAAATACGGGGTCAATCTCGTAACGCTTGATGATCAGTATTTGCCTAATGAAACAGGAACGAACGCGAGAAGGCTTGTTCAAGAAAATGATACGCCGATTGTTTTTGTTCCACATAGCGGTGGTGTTTTCGCAACACAAGTATTTAATGAACAAGAAGAATTTTTAATCGCAGCCTATACAAGTGAACCCAAAATTATGGAACAGGATAATTCACTTACTTTAGGAATTCCACCTGCGTACAGCGCATATCCTGAAGCTTTTACAAACTATCAAATGGAACGGTTTGGTAAGAAAATTGCAATGCTACCAACCTCATCTCAGTACGGCAAAGACTGGACAGAAGCACTAAAACCAGTTTGGGAAGAGAATGGTGGGGAAGTCGTTTTTGAAGGGTCCATTGATTTTAGTAAAGATACTGACTTTTTCTCAATTGTCACAAAAGCATTAAGCAACAATCCTGACGTGCTTTTTGTAGGGGGACCATCACAGCCAACAGCCCTCGTTATTAAACAAGCTAGAGAATTAGGCTTTGAGGGTGGTTTTATGCTGATGGACCAAGCAAAAATTGAGGAAATTGAGCCGGTACTAGGTGGACTTGATCAGTTAGAGGGGACAATTGGAGCACTACCAATTATTGATAGCGATGCGCCAGGTGCAGAAGAGTTTATAAGCCAATACAAAGAACGTTTTGATCGAATTCCAACTGCTGAAGGTGCATTTAACTATCAAGCGATGCATGTCATTGTCAATGCCATGTCTGAATCAGGTTCAGTCGAAGATCCAACGAAGATTATGGAGAGCATGGATGCAGCTATCCAATCACTACCTGATGAAAAGATGGTTTGGCACTTAACAGGTATTTATAATGGCGGTGCATTTGACTGGAAACCTGCTATTGGAGCAGTTGAAGATGGGAAAGTTGTGAAAGTGGAAAATTAA
- a CDS encoding SDR family NAD(P)-dependent oxidoreductase → MNRFSGKTAVITGGGSGIGAMTAKRIASEGGTVILVGRTEAKLMQTKDELKELEGDVLTFVADVTSQDQVDQLSSFIKEKTGTVHVLINNAGGSQGSPILEMTEENWDHAQNANLKSVFLVSKALGKLMLESAKKEDQMDFSIVNVASLSGHKAGAKIPHYSAAKAAVINFTRALAVELSPYVRVNSVSPGFIETPLTEEGLKNEKFEASIKRNTALKRVGQAEEIANVISFTASSEASYMTGSDLLVDGGWLIV, encoded by the coding sequence ATGAATAGATTTTCAGGAAAAACAGCAGTGATAACTGGTGGCGGAAGTGGTATCGGTGCTATGACAGCTAAACGAATCGCATCGGAAGGTGGAACAGTTATTCTTGTTGGTCGGACTGAAGCAAAGTTAATGCAAACGAAAGATGAGCTTAAAGAATTAGAAGGTGATGTTCTTACTTTTGTTGCAGACGTAACGAGTCAAGATCAGGTCGATCAATTGTCCTCTTTTATTAAAGAAAAGACAGGAACCGTTCATGTCTTAATTAATAATGCTGGAGGATCTCAAGGATCGCCGATTCTTGAGATGACTGAAGAAAATTGGGATCATGCGCAAAATGCAAACTTAAAAAGTGTTTTTCTCGTCTCGAAAGCTCTCGGTAAACTGATGTTAGAAAGTGCCAAGAAGGAAGATCAAATGGACTTTTCTATCGTTAATGTTGCTTCCCTCTCTGGTCATAAAGCAGGGGCGAAAATTCCTCATTATAGTGCAGCGAAAGCAGCGGTCATCAATTTTACAAGAGCACTTGCAGTTGAACTATCACCTTACGTTCGAGTGAATTCAGTCTCGCCAGGGTTTATTGAAACACCATTAACTGAAGAAGGTTTAAAAAATGAAAAGTTCGAGGCGTCCATTAAACGGAATACAGCATTAAAACGAGTGGGTCAGGCTGAGGAAATTGCAAACGTGATTTCATTTACGGCTTCATCTGAAGCGAGTTATATGACTGGTTCAGATTTATTAGTCGACGGCGGATGGCTCATCGTATAA
- a CDS encoding acyl-CoA dehydrogenase family protein, producing MTQTRSSRSGADFLYQSSGSEDIFTPEDFTDEHKMIAKTAHQFVTKEVEAHRETIENQDFDQVVTLLKKAGELGLLGHSIPEKYGGLGLDKISKGIVGEVVGRTSGYGVAQSNHTCIATLPITHFGTNEQKEKYLPKLASGEYLGAYCLTEPNAGSDALASQTTAVLNSEGTHYILNGTKLYITNAVFSDTFIVYAKIDGKHFSAFIVEKDFSGLSLGPEEKKMGIKGSSTRSVILEDCHVPIDHLLGEVGKGHVIALNVLNLGRFNLGSACTGGAKHALNLALQHTNERKQFGQTIASFTATQEKVAVMMARIYASESLQYRTASLLEEAMKDLYDEKDHRIVGKQMMEYAVECAICKVFGSETLDQVVDESLQLHGGAGFIQEYPIEQMYRDSRINRIFEGTNEVNRLLIPGNLLKKALKGELALEGLVEKAKRELSSKEKDSLTEEDAIRSIRNVFLLCVGVAFEKHGEELMNHQESVIKLANIAIMLYAAESSVLRAVKHAQRDHHIKKALTRTFLEEALLQVEASARKLIMSLLPTREKSEVINLIIRELSSYDFGNSLERNRMIAMHSYGKLKYEV from the coding sequence ATGACACAAACCAGATCTAGTCGATCGGGAGCCGATTTCTTGTATCAGTCTTCTGGTTCTGAAGATATTTTTACACCAGAAGATTTTACGGATGAGCATAAGATGATCGCAAAAACAGCTCATCAGTTTGTTACAAAGGAAGTTGAAGCTCATAGAGAAACAATTGAAAATCAAGATTTTGATCAGGTTGTGACTTTATTAAAAAAAGCAGGAGAACTTGGATTGCTTGGCCACAGTATTCCAGAAAAGTACGGTGGTCTTGGGCTAGATAAGATATCAAAAGGGATTGTAGGAGAAGTTGTTGGGAGGACGAGTGGGTACGGCGTTGCCCAATCCAATCATACGTGTATCGCAACGCTTCCAATCACGCACTTTGGAACAAATGAACAAAAAGAAAAATACCTACCTAAACTTGCTTCGGGTGAATATTTGGGCGCTTATTGTTTAACGGAGCCGAATGCAGGATCTGATGCGCTAGCATCTCAAACAACGGCTGTATTAAATAGCGAAGGCACTCATTATATTTTAAACGGTACGAAGTTGTATATTACGAATGCGGTATTTTCTGATACGTTCATCGTTTATGCCAAAATTGATGGAAAGCATTTTTCAGCGTTTATTGTAGAAAAGGACTTTTCAGGGTTATCTCTAGGACCTGAGGAAAAAAAGATGGGAATCAAAGGATCTTCCACACGATCGGTCATTTTAGAAGATTGTCATGTTCCAATTGATCATCTTCTAGGTGAGGTAGGAAAAGGACACGTTATTGCACTTAATGTTCTGAATCTGGGACGATTCAACCTGGGCTCAGCTTGTACTGGAGGAGCAAAGCACGCGCTAAACTTAGCGTTACAACACACAAATGAACGCAAACAATTCGGCCAAACCATTGCAAGTTTTACGGCTACTCAAGAAAAGGTAGCAGTCATGATGGCTCGAATCTACGCTTCAGAATCGCTCCAATATCGCACAGCATCCCTTCTAGAAGAGGCGATGAAAGATTTGTACGATGAAAAGGACCATCGAATCGTAGGGAAACAAATGATGGAATATGCAGTCGAATGTGCGATTTGTAAAGTTTTTGGATCTGAAACACTGGATCAAGTTGTTGATGAATCACTTCAGTTACATGGTGGTGCAGGTTTTATTCAAGAATATCCAATTGAACAAATGTACCGTGATTCGCGCATTAATCGGATATTTGAAGGAACAAATGAAGTGAATCGCTTATTGATTCCAGGTAATTTACTCAAAAAAGCGTTGAAAGGCGAGCTAGCTTTAGAGGGGCTTGTTGAAAAAGCGAAAAGAGAGTTATCTTCAAAAGAAAAAGATTCATTAACCGAAGAAGATGCGATAAGAAGCATACGAAACGTGTTTTTATTGTGTGTCGGAGTTGCGTTTGAAAAGCATGGTGAGGAACTAATGAATCACCAGGAATCAGTGATAAAACTTGCTAATATAGCCATCATGCTATACGCAGCTGAATCTTCTGTATTACGTGCCGTAAAACATGCACAGAGAGATCACCATATTAAAAAAGCATTAACGAGAACATTCCTTGAGGAAGCACTTTTACAAGTGGAAGCGTCAGCTCGTAAATTAATCATGAGCTTACTTCCTACTCGTGAAAAAAGCGAGGTTATAAATCTAATTATTCGAGAACTTTCAAGTTATGATTTTGGCAATTCACTTGAACGAAATCGAATGATCGCAATGCATAGCTATGGAAAATTAAAGTACGAAGTTTAG
- a CDS encoding long-chain fatty acid--CoA ligase, which produces MQTNHFQFWPKRVPYSLTIPETTIYDNLTVSAKRYPNKEAILYYGAKMTYKELLHEVNQTAAFLEQLHVKEGENVLLFMQNSAQFVISYYAILRANAIVVPINPMLTAEELSFYIKDCEIKTAIVGQELYEKVEPLVNTTTLTNVITAAYSHYAGNESDMPAEVALLEKRVNKPNHYTWEDAIHHSNVPGEYVRTIDDVAVMPYTSGTTGLPKGCIHPNRTLQANAVGASQWMNITADGMHLVTLPLFHVTGMLHSMHAPIYSGAPMVIMTRWDRNLAAKYIEQYEVANWVNISTMLIDFLSNPNLPNYSISSLKVLAGGGAPLPAAVGEKLYNLTGLRFIEGYGLSETISHTHFNPPDFPKLQCLGVPSFDVDARVIDPNTMKELGPGEPGEIIVNGPQVFDGYYNRDDENRNSFIELDGKSFFRTGDIGRYDEEGYFFMIDRVKRMVNASGFKVWPTEVESILYKHPAVQQACVVGVPDPRRGETVKAFVILNENDKGKVTEEEIIEWSKEQMAAYKYPRMIEFMDAFPTTSSGKILWRKLQDNERQKAEGVK; this is translated from the coding sequence ATGCAAACAAATCATTTTCAATTCTGGCCAAAACGAGTACCCTATTCACTAACCATTCCTGAAACAACCATTTATGATAACCTCACAGTATCTGCTAAACGGTACCCAAATAAAGAAGCGATTCTTTATTATGGAGCAAAGATGACGTATAAAGAGTTACTTCATGAAGTCAATCAGACTGCAGCATTTCTTGAACAGTTGCATGTAAAAGAGGGAGAAAATGTTCTTCTTTTTATGCAAAATTCAGCACAGTTCGTAATTAGCTACTATGCAATTTTAAGAGCTAACGCCATCGTTGTTCCAATTAACCCAATGTTAACAGCAGAAGAGCTATCTTTTTATATTAAAGATTGCGAAATTAAAACTGCTATTGTGGGTCAGGAGTTATATGAGAAAGTAGAGCCTTTAGTGAACACAACAACTCTTACTAATGTGATTACGGCAGCCTATTCTCACTATGCTGGTAATGAAAGTGATATGCCTGCGGAAGTGGCTTTACTGGAAAAAAGAGTAAATAAGCCGAACCACTATACGTGGGAAGATGCGATTCATCATTCGAATGTACCTGGAGAATATGTACGTACGATCGATGACGTTGCGGTTATGCCATATACTTCTGGTACAACAGGTTTACCAAAAGGGTGTATCCATCCGAATCGCACGTTACAAGCGAATGCGGTAGGCGCCTCTCAGTGGATGAATATTACCGCGGATGGCATGCATCTTGTAACGCTTCCATTGTTTCACGTAACCGGAATGCTTCATAGTATGCATGCACCGATTTATAGCGGGGCACCAATGGTTATTATGACACGTTGGGATCGCAATTTGGCAGCGAAATACATTGAACAATATGAAGTTGCTAATTGGGTGAATATTAGTACGATGTTAATCGATTTTCTTTCGAATCCAAATCTACCAAACTACTCCATTTCATCATTGAAAGTACTTGCAGGGGGAGGCGCGCCCTTACCAGCTGCGGTTGGAGAGAAATTATACAACTTAACTGGATTACGATTTATTGAAGGATACGGGTTATCTGAAACGATTTCTCATACGCATTTCAACCCACCAGATTTTCCTAAACTCCAGTGTCTTGGTGTACCGTCATTCGATGTAGATGCACGTGTCATCGATCCAAATACAATGAAGGAGCTCGGTCCTGGTGAGCCTGGCGAAATCATTGTGAACGGTCCACAGGTGTTTGATGGCTATTACAATCGTGACGATGAAAACCGGAATTCATTCATTGAACTTGATGGAAAGTCTTTTTTCCGAACAGGAGATATCGGTCGCTATGATGAAGAGGGATACTTCTTTATGATTGATCGTGTGAAACGCATGGTCAATGCTTCAGGCTTTAAAGTTTGGCCAACAGAAGTAGAATCAATTTTATATAAGCATCCAGCTGTTCAACAAGCTTGTGTCGTTGGTGTACCGGATCCAAGGCGCGGCGAAACAGTGAAAGCTTTCGTCATTTTGAATGAAAATGATAAAGGAAAAGTTACAGAAGAAGAGATTATCGAATGGTCTAAAGAGCAGATGGCTGCTTATAAATACCCAAGAATGATTGAGTTTATGGACGCTTTTCCAACAACGAGTAGTGGTAAGATTTTATGGAGAAAGCTCCAGGATAACGAACGTCAAAAAGCAGAGGGAGTGAAGTAA
- a CDS encoding enoyl-CoA hydratase/isomerase family protein produces the protein METTVKTEHLKVNVHGAVLHLTLNRPEALNAFSPEMILGLTKAIQDAKENDEIRVVMLSGAGRSFSAGGDVKTMGDTTSTEVYEHIGKLNELVLAMKDLEKPIISVIHGFAAGAGFNLALASDIILAAEDSSFVLSFSQVGLISDGGGLSFLPRLIGPYKAKELFFSAQPISAKEAKELNIVNRTYPIASLEEEAMAYAEKLSKGPGKAYGFIKKIADASLTSSLSEVLEQERITQALMVTTEDHKEGANAFKEKRAPQFKGK, from the coding sequence ATGGAAACGACTGTAAAAACGGAACATCTAAAAGTAAATGTACATGGTGCTGTGCTTCATCTTACGCTTAATCGTCCTGAGGCACTAAATGCGTTTAGCCCCGAGATGATCTTAGGACTGACGAAAGCTATTCAAGATGCTAAGGAGAACGATGAGATACGAGTAGTTATGCTCTCAGGTGCAGGCCGTTCCTTTAGCGCAGGTGGGGATGTTAAAACAATGGGGGATACAACCTCAACTGAAGTTTATGAACACATAGGTAAGTTAAATGAGCTCGTCCTTGCTATGAAGGATCTTGAGAAACCAATAATTTCAGTGATTCATGGTTTTGCTGCTGGTGCAGGCTTTAATCTAGCACTTGCTAGTGACATTATTCTGGCAGCTGAAGATAGTAGTTTTGTATTAAGCTTTTCTCAGGTTGGATTAATTTCAGATGGCGGGGGCCTTTCGTTTCTTCCTCGTTTAATTGGTCCTTATAAGGCGAAAGAGCTGTTCTTCTCAGCCCAACCCATTTCAGCAAAAGAAGCGAAAGAGTTGAATATTGTAAACCGAACTTATCCGATTGCTAGTCTCGAAGAAGAAGCGATGGCATATGCTGAGAAGCTTTCTAAAGGTCCGGGTAAAGCTTATGGTTTCATTAAGAAAATTGCAGATGCTTCACTAACCTCTTCTTTGTCTGAAGTACTTGAACAAGAGCGCATTACACAGGCGCTAATGGTAACGACAGAAGACCACAAAGAAGGAGCAAATGCATTTAAAGAAAAACGCGCGCCACAATTTAAAGGTAAATAA
- a CDS encoding ABC transporter ATP-binding protein, with protein MLQLNNINVNYGASSVLHHISLEVKKGETVVLLGANGAGKSTIFRTISGLMKPASGDVVFMDRKLTGKSPHSLVKEGIVQCPEGRKLFPQMSVYENLKMGSFVHRKRRKEVEQSLKEVYSLFPILYDKRHEAAGSLSGGQQQMLAIGRALMAKPKVLLLDEPSLGLAPLIVEQMFHIIEDINEQGTTILLAEQNANAALQISNRGYVIESGKIVLEGSKEELLSNDQIRKAYIGA; from the coding sequence ATGCTCCAGTTAAACAATATTAATGTGAACTATGGCGCTTCTTCCGTACTTCATCATATTTCACTCGAAGTAAAAAAAGGTGAAACAGTGGTCTTACTTGGTGCAAATGGAGCTGGAAAAAGTACAATCTTTCGTACGATCAGTGGTTTGATGAAACCAGCTTCTGGTGATGTGGTTTTTATGGATCGTAAGTTAACTGGAAAATCGCCACACTCTTTAGTGAAAGAAGGGATCGTGCAATGTCCTGAAGGTAGAAAGTTGTTTCCACAAATGTCCGTTTACGAAAATTTGAAAATGGGCAGCTTTGTTCATCGAAAACGTCGCAAAGAAGTGGAACAGAGCTTAAAGGAGGTGTATTCCCTTTTTCCTATTTTATATGATAAGCGACATGAGGCAGCAGGTTCTCTAAGTGGTGGTCAACAGCAGATGTTAGCGATTGGACGAGCATTAATGGCCAAACCGAAAGTTCTTTTACTAGATGAACCTTCATTAGGACTTGCTCCCCTCATTGTGGAGCAAATGTTTCATATTATTGAGGATATCAATGAACAGGGAACAACTATTCTTCTAGCTGAGCAAAACGCCAATGCTGCACTACAAATTTCTAACCGTGGCTATGTGATTGAAAGTGGCAAGATTGTTCTTGAAGGAAGTAAAGAGGAACTTTTGTCTAATGATCAAATTCGAAAAGCTTATATTGGGGCATAA
- a CDS encoding ABC transporter ATP-binding protein: protein MFFSTEGITKRFGGLAAVEDVSVSVEKGTITAIIGPNGAGKSTFFNLISGIHPLSSGKILFKDRDITKMPPQQIARLGIGRTFQTTNLFEQSTVLDNVLIGHRLRTKSGIWDAIFRTKREKEEEKRSYQKALDALEFVEMMHVVEHPVSLITQEEKKRLAFALALATDPELVLLDEPAAGVNPDETDGLAYLMRKMADHGITVCLIEHKMPMIMSLADQIVVLNHGKKIAEGRPDEIRQNEAVIQAYLGGEAHAPVKQY from the coding sequence ATGTTCTTTTCTACAGAGGGGATTACAAAACGTTTCGGGGGATTAGCAGCCGTTGAAGATGTAAGTGTATCGGTTGAAAAAGGTACGATTACGGCAATTATCGGTCCAAATGGTGCCGGGAAATCTACCTTTTTTAATCTAATTAGTGGGATCCATCCGCTTTCTTCAGGGAAAATTCTTTTCAAAGATCGTGATATTACAAAAATGCCCCCACAGCAAATTGCGCGTCTTGGAATCGGCAGAACGTTTCAAACGACTAACTTGTTTGAGCAATCGACCGTTCTAGATAATGTTCTAATCGGACATAGATTGCGCACAAAATCAGGGATATGGGATGCGATTTTTCGAACGAAAAGAGAAAAAGAGGAAGAAAAAAGGTCTTATCAAAAAGCACTCGACGCGCTGGAATTTGTTGAAATGATGCATGTTGTTGAGCATCCTGTCTCACTTATTACGCAGGAAGAGAAGAAGAGACTTGCCTTTGCTCTAGCATTAGCAACCGATCCAGAACTGGTTCTTCTTGATGAACCGGCCGCTGGAGTTAATCCTGACGAGACGGATGGGCTAGCATATTTAATGAGAAAAATGGCAGATCACGGTATTACTGTCTGTTTAATCGAACATAAGATGCCAATGATCATGAGCCTTGCTGATCAAATCGTTGTCTTAAATCATGGGAAGAAAATTGCAGAAGGGCGACCTGATGAAATTCGTCAAAATGAAGCGGTTATTCAAGCCTATCTCGGAGGTGAAGCGCATGCTCCAGTTAAACAATATTAA